A window of the Brassica napus cultivar Da-Ae chromosome A2, Da-Ae, whole genome shotgun sequence genome harbors these coding sequences:
- the LOC106430072 gene encoding uncharacterized protein LOC106430072 produces MASTLQPEMDNDSMASSPRSEYDNQPRVRFMCTFGGRILPRPPDNQLSYVGGDNRMIAVHRNTSFASLLNKLAKLSGKSNISVKYQLPNEDLDALISVSTDEDVENMMDEYDRVAQNQNPRSSRLRLFLFTNNIAGEDDNDSRASSISSLLDSSVNREQWFLDALNLGSSAVSNGGSGKGFERVRSEVSSIVSEVPDYLFGLDTFDETAPPHELRDRDPRAKIRREVSTLSDPGSPRRDVPSPYGSTSSAPVMRSSTPELQPVQTKPDSPEPVSTPKSDPQPEQVIQQSNLPVNPQWQYAPGPQVHYQQPVYYVPSSVQPGNHMVQPGNHMIQQGNHMVQQGNHMVQPVQMPGQYVPQYHHLPMGYHHQPQTHRIPGPGPGLGQVYGGTARPVMMAVDGVNRPAYYDMNTPGPVQMYHNHPGMVVPGMEGQYRTETDSDPGRAS; encoded by the exons atggcTTCGACCCTTCAGCCGGAGATGGACAACGACTCAATGGCATCATCGCCGAGGTCGGAGTATGATAATCAGCCACGTGTACGGTTCATGTGCACTTTTGGAGGAAGGATCTTGCCTCGTCCACCCGATAATCAACTCAGCTACGTCGGCGGCGACAATCGTATGATCGCCGTTCACCGTAACACTAGTTTTGCCTCTCTACTCAACAAACTTGCTAAACTCTCCG GTAAAAGCAACATCAGCGTGAAGTACCAGCTACCAAACGAAGATCTTGACGCGTTGATCTCGGTATCAACGGACGAGGATGTAGAGAACATGATGGACGAATACGACCGCGTCGCACAGAATCAAAACCCACGATCATCTCGTCTCCGTCTCTTCCTCTTCACCAATAACATCGCCGGAGAAGATGATAACGATAGTCGAGCAAGCAGTATCAGCTCTCTCCTCGATAGCTCCGTCAATCGAGAGCAATGGTTCCTCGACGCTCTCAATCTCGGCTCCTCCGCCGTATCCAACGGTGGTTCCGGCAAAGGTTTCGAGCGCGTCAGATCTGAAGTCTCCTCGATCGTCTCCGAGGTTCCTGATTACCTCTTCGGGTTGGATACTTTCGACGAGACCGCGCCGCCGCACGAGCTCCGTGATCGTGATCCGAGGGCTAAGATCCGACGAGAAGTCTCGACGCTTTCGGATCCTGGCTCGCCTCGTCGCGATGTTCCTTCGCCGTATGGTTCGACCTCTTCGGCTCCTGTGATGCGGTCATCTACACCGGAACTTCAACCAGTTCAAACTAAACCGGATAGTCCAGAACCGGTTTCGACTCCAAAATCTGATCCTCAACCGGAGCAAGTTATTCAACAGAGTAATCTTCCGGTTAACCCACAGTGGCAATATGCCCCTGGCCCACAGGTTCATTACCAGCAACCGGTTTATTATGTTCCTAGTTCGGTTCAACCGGGGAATCATATGGTTCAACCGGGCAATCATATGATTCAACAAGGCAACCATATGGTTCAGCAGGGTAATCATATGGTTCAACCCGTTCAAATGCCGGGTCAGTATGTTCCACAATACCATCATTTACCTATGGGATACCATCACCAACCTCAGACTCATCGGATTCCTGGTCCTGGTCCTGGTCTGGGTCAAGTATATGGTGGAACTGCTAGACCGGTTATGATGGCAGTTGATGGAGTTAACCGGCCGGCTTATTATGATATGAACACACCAGGCCCGGTTCAGATGTATCACAATCACCCTGGCATGGTTGTTCCTGGTATGGAAGGACAATACAGAACCGAAACGGATTCTGATCCGGGTCGCGCTTCTTAA